A portion of the Chlamydia avium 10DC88 genome contains these proteins:
- the mnmE gene encoding tRNA uridine-5-carboxymethylaminomethyl(34) synthesis GTPase MnmE yields MIKHDTIVAIATPPGEGSIAIVRMSGPEAISLADHIFSGPVTTFASHTAHVGTVTYNQQPIDQALLLIMRSPRSFTGEDVIELQCHGGYFACSQILEALIYLGARPALPGEFSQRAFLNGKIDLIQAEAIQNMISADNLDAFRIAQNHFQGNLSQQIHRISSLLLEALAFIEVTADFPEEEQPDLTIAYNRLDEAHTIVSDLLSSFDEGQRLAQGTSIVLAGHPNVGKSSLFNALTKKNRAIVTNIPGTTRDLLEDNWTLQGKRIRLIDSAGQRTTDNPIEQEGIERAIHAMEQAEGILWIMDATQPPPVLPEILFQKPTLLVWNKSDISPPPKFSTSLPQLEISVKTGEGMHSLKEWLKQWMQQQDLGKSEKIFLVSSRHHTMLQKIQSHLLTALQELSGGLPFEIIALELRQSLEAIGHLSGSEINEAVLGEIFSRFCIGK; encoded by the coding sequence GATACTATTGTTGCTATCGCTACCCCACCAGGCGAGGGGAGCATCGCTATTGTTCGCATGTCAGGTCCCGAAGCTATTTCTCTTGCTGATCACATATTCTCGGGTCCTGTGACGACATTTGCCTCACATACAGCACATGTAGGTACAGTAACCTATAATCAGCAGCCTATCGATCAAGCATTGCTTCTCATTATGCGATCGCCTCGTTCTTTTACAGGGGAAGATGTGATTGAACTCCAGTGCCATGGAGGATATTTTGCATGTTCTCAAATTCTTGAAGCTTTAATTTACTTAGGAGCCCGCCCTGCTTTACCAGGTGAATTTTCACAAAGAGCATTTCTAAATGGAAAAATCGACCTTATTCAAGCTGAAGCAATTCAAAATATGATTTCTGCCGATAATCTAGATGCCTTCCGCATTGCTCAAAACCACTTCCAAGGGAATCTCTCACAACAAATACACCGTATTTCATCACTACTTCTTGAAGCACTTGCCTTCATTGAAGTTACTGCCGATTTTCCTGAAGAAGAACAACCCGACCTAACTATTGCTTATAATCGTTTGGATGAAGCTCATACAATAGTTTCTGATTTGCTGTCTAGTTTCGATGAAGGGCAACGTCTTGCACAAGGAACGAGCATAGTTTTAGCAGGGCATCCTAACGTAGGAAAGTCTTCTCTATTCAACGCACTAACTAAGAAAAATCGTGCTATCGTTACAAATATTCCAGGAACCACAAGAGATCTATTAGAAGATAATTGGACGTTACAAGGCAAACGCATTCGTCTCATAGATTCTGCAGGACAACGCACCACAGATAACCCTATTGAACAAGAAGGCATCGAACGTGCTATTCATGCCATGGAGCAAGCTGAAGGAATCCTCTGGATTATGGATGCTACCCAGCCACCTCCAGTCCTTCCAGAAATTTTATTTCAAAAACCAACACTTCTCGTATGGAATAAATCTGATATTTCTCCACCTCCAAAATTCTCTACCTCTCTCCCCCAACTAGAAATTTCAGTAAAAACAGGAGAAGGAATGCATTCACTTAAAGAATGGTTAAAACAATGGATGCAACAACAAGATTTAGGTAAAAGCGAAAAAATTTTTTTAGTGTCGTCTCGACATCATACCATGCTACAAAAAATTCAGTCTCATTTATTAACTGCTCTTCAAGAACTTTCAGGAGGCCTACCCTTTGAAATTATAGCTCTAGAATTAAGACAATCTTTGGAAGCAATTGGCCATCTCTCCGGATCAGAGATTAATGAAGCTGTGTTAGGAGAAATTTTTAGTAGGTTTTGCATTGGGAAATAA
- a CDS encoding endonuclease III domain-containing protein: MGNNCHIKKYILETLEVLFPDPQPSLTGWTTPFQLLIAIMLSGNSTDKAVNSVSPKLFSRAGDAYSLAQCSYEEIYSLISPCGLGKRKAVYLLNVSKILTEKYHGEPPASLGLLTQLPGVGRKTASVFLSIIYNLPTFPVDTHILRLAQRWKISNKRSPSAAEKDLVRFFGNANSPKLHLQLIYYARQYCPALHHNINKCTICSYILSKEHP, translated from the coding sequence TTGGGAAATAACTGTCATATTAAAAAATATATTCTCGAAACTCTAGAAGTCCTGTTCCCCGATCCTCAACCTTCATTAACTGGTTGGACCACGCCATTTCAATTGTTAATTGCAATTATGCTTTCAGGAAATTCCACAGATAAGGCAGTAAATAGTGTATCTCCCAAATTATTTTCCCGTGCCGGAGATGCATATTCTCTAGCACAATGTTCTTATGAGGAGATTTACTCACTTATTTCTCCTTGTGGTCTTGGGAAAAGAAAAGCCGTATATTTGCTTAATGTATCAAAAATACTTACAGAAAAATATCATGGGGAGCCCCCTGCTTCCTTAGGATTATTGACACAATTACCTGGGGTAGGGAGAAAAACTGCCTCTGTATTTCTGAGTATTATTTATAACCTCCCCACGTTTCCCGTGGATACGCACATCTTGAGATTAGCACAACGTTGGAAAATCTCTAATAAACGCAGCCCCTCCGCCGCAGAAAAAGATCTTGTACGCTTTTTTGGAAATGCAAACTCACCTAAGTTACACCTCCAACTTATTTATTATGCGCGGCAGTATTGCCCTGCCCTCCATCATAATATCAACAAATGTACTATATGTTCTTATATTCTATCCAAAGAACACCCTTGA